A single window of Salvia splendens isolate huo1 chromosome 8, SspV2, whole genome shotgun sequence DNA harbors:
- the LOC121743320 gene encoding uncharacterized protein LOC121743320 isoform X1 — MAAPSLRLPHFDFFRLSHFPTAIPISASASTSTLSHFVSLSPPSLGHGRFAASCYRSVRIKNFLIGYDGPQQNIEELGDDILMLGSDEEVSTQIPTQAQSLVEGSGAVMVSEYRPAPDVDYLQELLAIQQQGPRAIGFFGTRNIGFMHQELIEILSYALVITKNHIFTSGASGTNAAVIRGALRTEKPEQLTVILQQSLKKQPPESQELLSKVKHVIEKPYNNHLPLIEASRLCNMDIISQVQQVICFAFHDSRLLMETCQEAKNMRKIVTLFYLD, encoded by the exons ATGGCGGCGCCATCATTGAGACTTCCTCATTTTGATTTTTTCAGACTATCTCACTTTCCCACAGCAATTCCCATTTCAGCTAGTGCTAGTACAAGTACTCTGAGCCATTTCGTTTCTCTCTCACCCCCTTCGCTTGGACATGGAAGATTTGCCGCTTCCTGCTACCGTTCTGTACGGATAAAAAAT TTTCTAATTGGATATGACGGACCACAGCAAAATATAGAGGAATTGGGAGATGACATCCTGATGTTAGGTTCAGATGAGGAAGTCTCGACTCAGATTCCAACTCAAGCCCAGTCTCTTGTTGAAGGGTCTGGAGCTGTTATGGTGTCTGAGTATAGACCTGCCCCTGATGTAGACTACCTACAG gAATTACTGGCAATTCAACAACAAGGCCCCAGAGCAATTGGTTTCTTTGGCACACGAAACATCGGGTTTATGCACCAAGAACTTATTGAGATTCTCAGCTATGCACTGGTCATAACT AAAAACCATATCTTCACTTCAGGAGCATCGGGGACTAATGCTGCTGTTATTAGAGGAGCTCTCCGAACTGAAAAACCAGAGCAGCTAACTGTGATACTTCAGCAAAGCTTGAAAAAGCAGCCTCCAGAGAGTCAGGAGTTACTTTCTAAA GTAAAACATGTGATAGAGAAGCCTTATAACAATCATCTTCCGTTGATAGAGGCTAGCAG GCTGTGTAACATGGACATCATCTCTCAAGTGCAGCAGGTCATCTGTTTTGCCTTTCATGACAGTAGGTTGCTCATGGAGACGTGTCAAGAGGCGAAGAACATGCGGAAGATTGTTACTCTTTTCTATCTGGATTGA
- the LOC121743320 gene encoding uncharacterized protein LOC121743320 isoform X2 translates to MLGSDEEVSTQIPTQAQSLVEGSGAVMVSEYRPAPDVDYLQELLAIQQQGPRAIGFFGTRNIGFMHQELIEILSYALVITKNHIFTSGASGTNAAVIRGALRTEKPEQLTVILQQSLKKQPPESQELLSKVKHVIEKPYNNHLPLIEASRLCNMDIISQVQQVICFAFHDSRLLMETCQEAKNMRKIVTLFYLD, encoded by the exons ATGTTAGGTTCAGATGAGGAAGTCTCGACTCAGATTCCAACTCAAGCCCAGTCTCTTGTTGAAGGGTCTGGAGCTGTTATGGTGTCTGAGTATAGACCTGCCCCTGATGTAGACTACCTACAG gAATTACTGGCAATTCAACAACAAGGCCCCAGAGCAATTGGTTTCTTTGGCACACGAAACATCGGGTTTATGCACCAAGAACTTATTGAGATTCTCAGCTATGCACTGGTCATAACT AAAAACCATATCTTCACTTCAGGAGCATCGGGGACTAATGCTGCTGTTATTAGAGGAGCTCTCCGAACTGAAAAACCAGAGCAGCTAACTGTGATACTTCAGCAAAGCTTGAAAAAGCAGCCTCCAGAGAGTCAGGAGTTACTTTCTAAA GTAAAACATGTGATAGAGAAGCCTTATAACAATCATCTTCCGTTGATAGAGGCTAGCAG GCTGTGTAACATGGACATCATCTCTCAAGTGCAGCAGGTCATCTGTTTTGCCTTTCATGACAGTAGGTTGCTCATGGAGACGTGTCAAGAGGCGAAGAACATGCGGAAGATTGTTACTCTTTTCTATCTGGATTGA
- the LOC121744210 gene encoding pelargonidin 3-O-(6-caffeoylglucoside) 5-O-(6-O-malonylglucoside) 4'''-malonyltransferase-like, translating into MFISVQQHIHIILIHEPKPLFINVIIILPQSYVLSGRYIKANHCISCSDEGAEFVEAEAPDVELASIVGTSEQLNYLLPRRSHQMDGQSDPLLSVQITDLKCGGLVIVVSVSHRIFDTCSLSTFVSAWSSTSSARGCH; encoded by the exons ATGTTCATATCCGTCCAACAACATATCcacatcattctcatccatgaACCAAAACCCTTGTTCATCAATGTCATCATAATCCTTCCCCAATCCTACGTCCTCTCCGGAAGATACATAAAGGCCAATCACTGCATCAGCTGCAGCGACGAGGGTGCAGAGTTTGTGGAAGCAGAAGCCCCTGATGTGGAGCTGGCCAGCATTGTCGGGACAAGTGAACAACTGAACTATCTTCTTCCACGCCGATCTCACCAAATGGATGGACAATCGGATCCACTGCTTTCGGTTCAGATCACAGATCTGAAGTGCGGTGGATTGGTGATTGTCGTCAGCGTCTCGCACAGGATATTCGACACTTGTTCACTCTCCACGTTCGTTTCTGCCTGGTCCTCCACCAGTTCAG CTAGAGGCTGTCATTGA
- the LOC121744209 gene encoding pre-mRNA-splicing factor SYF1-like, protein MDENDVDMLLDGYEHLIHRSSELANCVQLRQNPHNVFKWHHRVKLFQGNPTKQILTYTQAVRTVDPIRAVGKPHTLWVGFARLIFDKATQLDVDDLASIWCEWAEMELRHNNFKGALQLIQRATYLPSAEVQKRVTAQGVDRYKSLKLWTFYADLEESFGTLESTCAVYVRIIDLRLATPQIILNYAMLLQEHSYFEDSFRVYERGVQIFKYPHVKDIWVEYLSKFVKRYGNL, encoded by the exons atggatgagaatgatgtgGATATGTTGTTGGACGGATATGAACATCTAATTCACAGGAGTTCAGAGTTAGCTAACTGTGTTCAGTTGAGGCAGAACCCTCACAACGTGTTCAAGTGGCATCACAGAGTTAAGCTTTTCCAAGGGAATCCCACGAAACAGATTTTGACATACACGCAAGCTGTGAGGACAGTTGATCCCATCAGGGCTGTGGGGAAACCTCATACTCTGTGGGTTGGGTTTGCCCGACTCATTTTTGATAAGGCTACCCAGCTTGATGTGGATGATCTTGCTAGCATTTGGTGTGAATGGGCCGAGATGGAACTCAGACACAACAATTTCAAGGGCGCACTCCAACTCATCCAACGTGCTACTTACTTGCCATCTGCCGAGGTCCAGAAGAGAG TGACTGCTCAAGGAGTCGACCGGTACAAATCTCTCAAGCTTTGGACATTTTATGCGGATTTGGAGGAAAGCTTTGGGACCTTGGAGTCAACTTGTGCTGTTTACGTGAGAATTATTGATCTAAGACTAGCTACTCCCCAAATTATCCTAAACTATGCAATGCTTTTACAA GAACACAGCTACTTTGAAGACTCGTTCAGAGTTTACGAAAGAGGTGTACAAATATTCAAGTACCCCCACGTGAAGGATATTTGGGTGGAATATCTGTCCAAATTCGTTAAGAGATATGGAAATTTATGA